In one window of Frigoriglobus tundricola DNA:
- a CDS encoding 3-keto-disaccharide hydrolase yields the protein MRTALRFGVLVLAACAAGVTAGDKPVTVPDGFTNIFDGKDLAGWKPTGKADVWAAENGAIVCKGGGGGWLLTEKEYGDFELRCEYRWEKKGGNSGVALRTPLEGDPAYVGMEIQLIDDAGWPGKLADYQHTGSIYDVQPAKEAKNRPIGDWNTVKIVAKGRTVTVTQNDVELVNANLDDYKAKFEKHPGLKRAKGHIGFQSYNVRVEFRNVWIKELK from the coding sequence ATGCGAACGGCGTTACGATTCGGCGTGCTGGTACTCGCGGCGTGTGCGGCCGGGGTTACGGCCGGGGACAAGCCGGTCACCGTCCCGGACGGGTTCACGAACATCTTCGACGGGAAGGACCTCGCCGGCTGGAAGCCGACGGGCAAGGCCGACGTGTGGGCCGCCGAGAACGGCGCCATCGTGTGCAAGGGCGGCGGCGGGGGGTGGCTGCTCACGGAGAAGGAGTACGGCGACTTCGAACTCCGGTGCGAGTACCGGTGGGAGAAGAAGGGGGGGAACAGCGGCGTCGCGCTCCGCACGCCGCTCGAGGGCGACCCGGCGTATGTGGGCATGGAGATCCAGCTCATCGACGACGCGGGCTGGCCGGGCAAACTGGCCGACTACCAGCACACCGGCTCCATTTACGACGTGCAGCCGGCGAAAGAGGCGAAGAACCGACCGATCGGCGACTGGAACACGGTGAAGATCGTCGCCAAGGGCCGCACCGTGACCGTGACGCAGAACGACGTGGAACTGGTGAACGCGAACCTGGACGACTACAAGGCGAAGTTCGAGAAGCACCCCGGTCTGAAGCGCGCGAAGGGGCACATCGGGTTCCAGAGCTACAACGTCCGCGTCGAGTTCCGCAACGTGTGGATCAAGGAACTGAAGTAA
- a CDS encoding tetratricopeptide repeat protein produces MGTTLPVLMFYGVGGVGKSWLLRKLKAELAEDRPFLPTALLDSDPLSGGTAYHTDSSKALAHIRQQFKDVLCPRFDLAYAWLRYKEGITEEPLLKGSGPAADAFEVVKSVGGALAGVPGVGHGLKKIGDAIKKHVFKKSRLEKWLAETTGQEDFLKLRSADPQQLYPELADRFLRDLAENLQPQDRYACRAVIFIDTFEALSRGVQGRAQLHERQSWVRDLHAADSPVLLVLAGRDQLPWDELEAAYADPKYLKQTLVGLSEPDSREFLGKEGVADPAVQKAVLRVSEDTRSGPQGAERGYHPLCLYLCAKTIVNDVAAGRAVDPSLFNMKPGDLGELAQRFLKSLPDPAQEVWVRRLALAPRFDESAARTAFSATPGAPQDAAWHVLRGYSFLQETDEDGWWTLHAKMRHALATGAEVETYHRDWQEYWHERAKSDVDASAALAWYHGWRLNPSDGLREWNALAESLRKARRMADHQEVLDWWEPTGLLRAGAKSADDAGVLNDIGIEYTKISLGNRSAHLQRAIACYEAALRVHTEAEFPQDWAMTQNNLGTAHQNLPTGDRGENVRRAIACYESALRVYTEAEFPQDWATTQNNLGNAYCNLPTGDRDENLRNAIACYELALRVRTEAEFPQQWAMTQNNLGNAYSDLPTGDRGENLRRAIACYELALRVRTEAEFPQQWAMTQNNLGTAYWNLPTGDRGENLRNAIACYELALRVYTEADFPQDWAMTQFNRGLALVALAETAATPSHLQTALEAFQFTERGYKAVGVESLVLRSRKQIERVQGMLQATASDRTGAET; encoded by the coding sequence TTGGGAACCACGCTCCCGGTTCTGATGTTCTACGGTGTCGGCGGGGTCGGTAAGTCGTGGCTGTTGCGGAAGCTGAAGGCCGAACTCGCGGAAGATCGCCCGTTCCTTCCCACCGCCCTGCTCGATTCCGACCCGCTCTCCGGCGGGACGGCATACCACACCGACAGTTCCAAGGCACTCGCGCACATCCGCCAGCAGTTCAAGGACGTGCTCTGTCCCCGATTCGATCTGGCGTATGCATGGCTGCGGTACAAGGAGGGCATCACCGAGGAACCACTCTTGAAGGGAAGCGGGCCGGCGGCCGACGCGTTCGAGGTGGTCAAATCCGTCGGCGGGGCACTCGCCGGGGTGCCCGGAGTCGGGCACGGGCTCAAGAAAATCGGCGACGCCATCAAGAAGCACGTCTTCAAGAAAAGCCGCCTGGAGAAGTGGCTCGCGGAGACGACCGGGCAGGAGGATTTCCTGAAACTCCGCTCTGCGGACCCGCAGCAACTCTACCCCGAACTCGCCGACCGGTTCCTGCGCGACCTGGCCGAGAACCTTCAACCCCAGGACCGGTACGCGTGTCGGGCGGTCATCTTCATCGACACGTTCGAGGCGCTGTCGCGCGGGGTGCAGGGGCGGGCGCAGTTGCACGAGCGGCAAAGTTGGGTCCGCGACTTACACGCGGCAGATTCCCCGGTGCTGCTGGTTCTGGCCGGTCGGGACCAACTTCCCTGGGACGAACTCGAAGCGGCTTACGCGGACCCGAAGTACCTGAAGCAAACACTGGTCGGGCTTTCCGAGCCGGACAGCCGCGAGTTCCTCGGCAAGGAAGGAGTGGCCGACCCCGCGGTCCAGAAGGCCGTCCTCCGGGTTTCGGAAGACACACGATCTGGGCCGCAAGGCGCAGAACGTGGATACCACCCTCTCTGCCTGTACCTGTGTGCGAAAACGATTGTGAACGATGTGGCCGCGGGCCGAGCCGTTGATCCGTCCTTGTTCAACATGAAACCGGGTGATCTGGGAGAGCTGGCTCAGCGGTTCCTGAAGTCGCTCCCGGACCCGGCTCAAGAGGTCTGGGTCCGCCGCCTGGCGCTCGCCCCGCGTTTTGATGAGTCGGCGGCCCGAACCGCGTTCTCCGCCACGCCCGGCGCGCCGCAGGACGCCGCCTGGCACGTGCTCAGGGGTTACAGCTTCTTGCAGGAGACGGACGAAGACGGCTGGTGGACGTTGCACGCCAAGATGCGCCACGCCCTCGCGACCGGAGCCGAGGTGGAGACCTACCACCGCGACTGGCAAGAATACTGGCACGAACGGGCAAAATCCGACGTGGACGCATCGGCCGCGCTCGCATGGTATCACGGTTGGCGGCTGAACCCTTCGGACGGATTGCGAGAGTGGAACGCTCTGGCCGAGTCGTTGCGGAAGGCCCGCCGAATGGCGGACCACCAGGAGGTGCTGGACTGGTGGGAACCGACCGGTCTTCTCCGTGCGGGGGCAAAGTCAGCAGATGATGCCGGGGTGCTCAACGACATTGGCATCGAGTACACCAAAATCAGTCTGGGGAATCGATCGGCACATTTGCAGCGCGCGATTGCCTGTTACGAGGCCGCGCTCCGGGTCCACACCGAGGCCGAGTTCCCGCAGGACTGGGCCATGACCCAGAACAACCTGGGGACCGCGCATCAGAACCTTCCGACGGGGGACCGGGGCGAGAACGTGCGGCGTGCCATCGCCTGTTACGAGTCGGCGCTGCGTGTCTACACCGAGGCCGAGTTCCCGCAGGACTGGGCCACGACCCAGAACAACCTGGGCAACGCGTACTGTAACCTGCCGACGGGGGACCGGGACGAGAACCTGCGGAACGCCATCGCCTGTTACGAGTTGGCGCTGCGTGTCCGCACCGAGGCCGAGTTCCCGCAACAGTGGGCCATGACCCAGAACAACCTGGGCAACGCGTACTCGGACCTTCCGACGGGGGACCGGGGCGAGAACCTGCGGCGTGCCATCGCCTGTTACGAGTTGGCGCTGCGTGTCCGCACCGAGGCCGAGTTCCCGCAACAATGGGCCATGACCCAGAACAACCTGGGGACCGCGTACTGGAACCTGCCGACGGGGGACCGGGGCGAGAACCTGCGGAACGCCATCGCCTGTTACGAGTTGGCGCTGCGTGTCTACACCGAGGCCGACTTCCCGCAAGACTGGGCCATGACCCAGTTTAATCGCGGTTTGGCGCTGGTGGCCCTCGCCGAGACGGCCGCAACGCCATCCCATCTGCAAACCGCCCTGGAGGCTTTTCAGTTCACCGAACGGGGATACAAAGCGGTTGGCGTGGAGTCACTCGTTTTGCGATCACGAAAGCAGATCGAGCGCGTTCAGGGAATGCTCCAGGCGACCGCTTCCGACCGCACCGGTGCCGAGACCTGA
- a CDS encoding GAP1-N2 domain-containing protein, translating into MGQPAQQAGGSAGDQFYVTHCATADSVLNNPGYTVRAASSGDADALDAAFRYPPYELPIDMWRDPPPPAAAPRRLARTRYPDGGVWAVHSAYLAKDSVDRDRSYFSHLLLLDAAEPAAVLRSWGADGWVTNYPPGAEKQLDRADLPTGPLVSDAALTAFLGEQPPGPTELSLTVCPPRLRTSGAERSDLFARFLQALLLLAAEEEPQRRRLYVHAEPGVVALLLYGAVRLLPPAVTDDLTFSTFEPYHRNIRDYRLAEVVGTYIGPPETGKGLDADLGTTRGIALDTIVPARSSRELRAPLAESLPAGIDELIELAARGEWGLLPAVRHAVGADPSGLPRVAVGAGSRAGAGPRGRRHGGHRRPARAPVRPDRSGRTEGAR; encoded by the coding sequence GTGGGACAGCCAGCGCAGCAAGCGGGCGGGTCGGCCGGTGACCAGTTCTACGTCACGCACTGCGCCACCGCCGACAGCGTGCTGAACAACCCCGGGTACACGGTGCGTGCGGCGTCGTCGGGCGACGCCGACGCGCTCGACGCGGCGTTCCGCTACCCGCCCTACGAACTGCCCATCGATATGTGGCGCGATCCGCCGCCACCGGCCGCCGCGCCGCGCCGGCTGGCCCGCACCCGGTACCCCGACGGCGGCGTGTGGGCCGTCCACTCGGCGTACCTGGCAAAAGACTCGGTCGACCGCGACCGCTCGTACTTCTCCCACCTGCTGCTGCTGGACGCCGCCGAACCGGCCGCCGTGCTGCGCTCGTGGGGGGCCGACGGGTGGGTGACGAACTACCCTCCCGGCGCGGAGAAGCAACTCGACCGCGCCGACCTGCCGACCGGGCCACTCGTCAGCGACGCCGCACTGACCGCGTTTCTCGGCGAGCAACCGCCCGGTCCGACCGAACTGAGCCTGACCGTCTGCCCGCCGCGGTTGCGCACGTCCGGGGCCGAGCGGTCCGACCTGTTTGCCCGCTTTTTGCAAGCCCTGCTCCTGCTCGCCGCGGAAGAAGAACCGCAGCGCCGCCGGCTGTACGTCCATGCGGAGCCGGGCGTCGTGGCGCTGCTCCTCTACGGCGCGGTCCGGTTGCTCCCGCCGGCCGTTACAGACGACCTCACCTTCTCCACCTTCGAGCCGTACCACCGGAACATCCGCGATTACAGACTGGCGGAAGTGGTCGGCACGTACATCGGCCCGCCGGAGACCGGCAAGGGGCTCGACGCCGACCTGGGCACCACCCGCGGCATCGCGCTGGACACGATCGTGCCGGCGCGGTCGTCGCGCGAGCTGCGTGCGCCGCTGGCCGAGTCGCTGCCGGCCGGGATCGACGAGCTGATCGAACTCGCCGCACGCGGCGAGTGGGGACTCCTTCCGGCGGTCCGGCACGCGGTCGGGGCGGACCCGTCCGGCCTTCCTCGCGTGGCGGTGGGCGCTGGGTCGCGCGCGGGGGCTGGCCCGCGTGGACGCCGGCACGGCGGGCATCGACGACCTGCTCGCGCTCCAGTCCGACCCGATCGGAGCGGACGAACTGAAGGGGCGCGTTGA
- the panD gene encoding aspartate 1-decarboxylase, with product MRRFMMKSKLHRATVTETNVEYEGSLTIDTDLMSAADILPHEQIHVWDVTNGARLVTYALPGAPGSGVICVNGAGAHLIKTGDIVIIATYAELEDAEARRHEPRVVFLDRANKAK from the coding sequence GTGAGAAGGTTCATGATGAAGTCGAAGCTGCACCGGGCGACGGTGACCGAGACGAACGTCGAATACGAGGGCAGCCTGACCATCGACACCGACCTGATGAGCGCGGCCGACATTCTGCCGCACGAGCAGATCCACGTGTGGGACGTGACCAACGGCGCCCGGCTCGTCACCTACGCCCTGCCGGGCGCGCCCGGCAGCGGGGTGATCTGCGTGAACGGCGCCGGCGCGCACCTCATCAAGACCGGCGACATCGTTATCATCGCCACCTACGCGGAGCTGGAGGACGCGGAGGCCCGGCGGCACGAGCCGCGGGTGGTGTTTTTGGACCGCGCCAACAAAGCGAAATGA